From the genome of Pelobates fuscus isolate aPelFus1 chromosome 6, aPelFus1.pri, whole genome shotgun sequence, one region includes:
- the CDR2L gene encoding cerebellar degeneration-related protein 2-like, whose amino-acid sequence MLGAGRMEEFHSEEDEPWYDQQDLEQDLHLAAELGKTLLERNKELEVSLQQMYLTNEDQVQEIEYLSKQLEMLRQVNEQHAKVYEQLDTIARDLEVTNLRLVQESKVAQHKIASLTGTIDGLQKQVEDLQKQVEELRSQDQVRVRREKRERRRTIHTFPCIRELCANPRNEDTLYMHGSCLDLSPKPLQRENERLHSAVASLRALVAEERQRKEKAEREYQSVVQEYSELEQRVCENENCRLRVQELEAELQELQQMKQVKRYLLGRGDSLSQALLEPLNKTPETDDPEPHEESGVDMSRSHTPPNSAVRKSCSDTALSDIVGRDAVSRHEGNYTLHANNTRRRGMSILREVDEQYHALLERYEELLAKCRRHEDNLCHAGVQTSRPVSRDSSSRDLPGEEGESERVLTMQLEAVDRRLEQSQPEYKALFKEIFNRIQRTKQDVSAGKGPGGK is encoded by the exons ATGCTGGGAGCAGGGAGGATGGAGGAGTTTCATAGTGAGGAGGACGAGCCTTGGTATGATCAACAGGACCTTGAGCAAG ATCTGCACCTGGCAGCAGAACTGGGAAAGACACTTTTAGAGCGAAATAAGGAATTGGAGGTTTCACTGCAGCAGATGTACCTTACCAATGAAGATCAGGTGCAGGAGATCGAG TACCTGAGCAAACAGCTGGAGATGCTACGCCAAGTAAATGAACAGCACGCCAAGGTCTATGAGCAGCTGGATACAATCGCAAGAGATTTGGAAGTGACTAACCTAAGGCTGGTGCAGGAGAGCAAAGTGGCCCAGCACAAGATAGCAAG TCTCACAGGTACTATAGATGGCTTGCAGAAACAGGTGGAGGATCTGCAAAAACAAGTGGAAGAACTGCGCAGTCAAGACCAGGTTCGAGTGCGGAGGGAAAAGAGAGAAAGGCGTCGCACTATCCACACATTTCCCTGCATACGGGAGCTGTGCGCCAATCCCAG GAATGAAGATACACTCTACATGCATGGTTCTTGTTTGGACTTATCCCCtaagccattacagagagaaaacGAGCGTCTGCACAGTGCCGTGGCCTCACTTCGGGCTTTAGTTGCTGAAGAACGTCAGCGAAAAGAAAAGGCAGAACGGGAATATCAATCGGTGGTGCAGGAATATTCTGAGCTCGAACAAAGAGTTTGTGAGAATGAAAACTGCAGGTTACGTGTACAAGAACTGGAAGCAGAACTACAGGAACTACAGCAAATGAAGCAG GTGAAGCGCTACCTGCTGGGAAGGGGTGACAGCCTTTCTCAGGCATTGCTAGAACCTCTTAACAAGACCCCTGAAACAGATGATCCAGAGCCTCATGAAGAGTCAGGAGTCGATATGAGCAGGAGCCATACACCCCCAAACTCGGCTGTCAGGAAAAGCTGTAGTGACACAGCCCTGAGTGACATTGTAGGTAGGGATGCTGTAAGTCGGCACGAAGGCAACTACACTCTACATGCTAACAACACAAGGCGTCGTGGCATGTCTATCTTGCGCGAAGTGGATGAGCAATATCATGCTCTGCTGGAGCGATATGAGGAGCTGCTGGCCAAGTGCAGGAGACATGAGGACAATCTGTGTCATGCTGGAGTACAGACCTCCCGTCCAGTGTCTCGGGATAGCTCTAGTCGAGACCTACCAGGTGAGGAGGGAGAGTCTGAGCGAGTACTGACCATGCAACTGGAAGCTGTAGACCGAAGGCTTGAACAGAGTCAACCAGAATACAAGGCACtctttaaagaaatatttaatcGCATCCAGAGAACCAAGCAAGATGTTAGTGCCGGGAAAGGTCCAGGGGGCAAATAA